In Candidatus Neomarinimicrobiota bacterium, one genomic interval encodes:
- a CDS encoding SpoIIE family protein phosphatase, with the protein YSEETVDLDAGDLLVLYSDGVTETFDSKENEFAEKNLTELLLNNLEHESKEIIENILDSLKEFSGDEHFDDDVTLLIVKRTT; encoded by the coding sequence AATATAGTGAAGAAACAGTTGATCTCGATGCGGGTGATCTTCTTGTCTTGTACTCCGACGGAGTAACAGAAACTTTTGACAGTAAGGAGAACGAGTTTGCTGAAAAAAATCTTACCGAGCTTCTCTTGAATAATCTCGAACATGAGAGCAAGGAAATTATTGAGAACATACTCGATTCTTTAAAAGAGTTTTCAGGTGATGAGCATTTCGATGATGACGTTACTCTCCTTATCGTAAAACGCACTACCTGA